In Carassius auratus strain Wakin chromosome 46, ASM336829v1, whole genome shotgun sequence, the following proteins share a genomic window:
- the LOC113063947 gene encoding claudin-4-like — translation MVSAGLQILGICQATLGFLGSSIVCGLPKWKVTAFIGSNIVTKQNFWEGLWMNCVVQSTGQMQCKVYDILLALPQDLQGTQALVIIAIIADIATRMTFFLMTDIVRGQGSYNCLSRSILQNIFYYVAQRNIISESSFIIIYTIFK, via the coding sequence ATGGTGTCTGCGGGACTTCAGATCTTGGGCATCTGCCAGGCTACACTCGGCTTCTTGGGAAGCAGCATTGTCTGTGGCTTGCCCAAATGGAAGGTGACGGCATTCATTGGATCCAACATTGTGACCAAGCAGAACTTTTGGGAAGGTTTATGGATGAACTGTGTGGTTCAGAGCACAGGACAGATGCAGTGTAAAGTGTACGACATTCTGCTGGCTCTTCCTCAAGATCTGCAGGGCACCCAAGCCTTGGTGATCATCGCCATTATCGCTGACATTGCAACACGTATGACGTTCTTTCTTATGACTGATATTGTGAGAGGTCAAGGAAGTTATAACTGTTTATCTAggagcattcttcaaaatatcttctattatGTTGCACAGAGGAACATCATTTCAGAAtcttcatttattataatttataccaTATTCAAATGA
- the LOC113063950 gene encoding claudin-like protein ZF-A89 encodes MHTIKNVMASAELQILATTLGVIGWLGAIIICALPMWKVTAFIGTNIVTAQTFWEGLWMNCVQQSTGQMQCMSHDSMLALPQDLQAARALVVFSILVTFLGDLLAVAGGKYANCIDDPDAKAKVGVAAGVCLLVGGVLCLIPVCWCAHTVIEDFFNPVLFEAQKRELGASLFIGWGASGLQIVGGALLCCQCPKSDGRGYSVKYSAPRSAPVANV; translated from the coding sequence ATGCACACTATCAAAAACGTAATGGCATCTGCTGAGCTTCAGATTTTGGCTACTACCCTCGGGGTCATCGGCTGGTTGGGGGCTATCATTATTTGCGCGCTCCCCATGTGGAAGGTGACCGCGTTTATTGGCACCAACATCGTGACCGCACAGACCTTCTGGGAAGGCCTTTGGATGAACTGCGTCCAGCAGAGCACTGGGCAGATGCAGTGCATGTCCCACGACTCCATGCTGGCGCTACCCCAAGATCTCCAGGCCGCTCGAGCTCTTGTTGTCTTCTCCATTCTCGTGACTTTCTTGGGAGATCTATTGGCTGTCGCTGGAGGCAAGTATGCCAACTGCATTGACGATCCGGATGCAAAAGCTAAAGTGGGGGTCGCGGCCGGCGTGTGCCTCCTGGTTGGGGGCGTTCTGTGCCTGATCCCGGTCTGCTGGTGCGCGCACACCGTCATCGAAGACTTCTTCAACCCCGTTCTATTCGAGGCTCAGAAGCGGGAGCTGGGAGCATCGCTGTTCATCGGCTGGGGCGCGTCTGGGCTGCAGATCGTCGGAGGGGCGCTTCTGTGTTGCCAGTGCCCGAAGAGTGACGGTCGCGGTTACTCCGTGAAGTACTCCGCTCCCAGGTCTGCTCCAGTAGCTAATGTGTGA
- the LOC113063953 gene encoding claudin-4-like has product MVSARLQLLGTALAIIGWIGVIVVCALPMWKVTAFIGHVIITAQTSWEGIWMNCVVQSTGQMQCKVYDSLLALSSDLQAARALTIISIVIGILGIMLAMAGGKCTNCVEDESAKSKIGITAGVIFIIAGVLCLIPVCWTANVIIRDFYNPLVHQAQKRELGAALYIGWAAAALLIIGGGLLCCNCPPKEEAGKYTANYNAAPQSVASAPSGKNYV; this is encoded by the coding sequence ATGGTGTCTGCTAGGCTTCAGTTACTGGGCACTGCCCTGGCCATCATAGGATGGATCGGTGTCATTGTGGTCTGTGCTCTTCCCATGTGGAAAGTCACAGCTTTCATTGGTCATGTCATCATCACGGCGCAGACTTCATGGGAAGGAATCTGGATGAATTGCGTTGTGCAGAGCACAGGGCAGATGCAGTGTAAAGTCTACGACTCCTTGCTGGCCCTCTCCTCAGACCTTCAGGCCGCCCGTGCCCTCACCATCATTTCCATCGTGATTGGGATCCTGGGCATCATGCTGGCCATGGCTGGAGGTAAATGTACCAATTGCGTTGAGGACGAGAGCGCCAAATCTAAGATCGGTATCACTGCCGGTGTGATATTCATCATTGCTGGAGTGCTGTGTCTGATCCCGGTGTGTTGGACGGCTAACGTCATCATCCGGGACTTTTACAACCCCTTGGTCCACCAAGCACAGAAGAGAGAACTGGGAGCAGCTCTTTACATTGGCTGGGCAGCCGCTGCTCTGTTGATCATCGGGGGAGGTTTGCTCTGCTGCAACTGCCCACCAAAGGAAGAAGCGGGAAAATACACAGCCAATTATAACGCTGCACCTCAATCTGTAGCTTCTGCACCATCTGGCAAGAACTATGTGTAA